In the genome of Fusarium fujikuroi IMI 58289 draft genome, chromosome FFUJ_chr02, one region contains:
- a CDS encoding probable N2,N2-dimethylguanosine tRNA methyltransferase, with translation MKVLSKQHNYMFRVFWRSRSNFGAGAILDLTNRFSKTRILSTNRNYRALCDKTIAHRQFSTTAKMAEEKVSVETVTVEGKEFRAVTEGKATILVPQGAKIGEDRGEVQQVFYNPIQQYNRDLSVLAIKTYGEMSLEKRKEQYESRMNKQSKKRKRGDDDQKPAEPVNPPPQDKAQATEEAAKPNDAEARQPKKEAKPSFRILDALSASGLRALRYAHELPFVTSVKANDLSDTAAESIRMNAKHNGLEDKITVTQGDALALMYRGIADDLSNRDKGGNPGKTNKFDVIDLDPYGTAAPFFDAAVQSIRDDGGLLCITCTDSAVWAGHSYCEKTFALYGGIPIKGMHSHEAGLRLVLNAVATSAARYGLAIEPLLSLSIDFYTKFFIKVTKSPQSVKFLASKTMLVYSCDSGCGAWETQPMLRSKPAPNKKGNGAFYKHTMAQGPSADRHCEHCGMKMHINGPMYGGHIHSQEFIERLLAQIPKADPSIYGTMPRLEGMLRTALEEYLPGPEVKEPVDPKDAQLATVDHYPFFIIPSRLANVVSCVTPSEDMVRGALIHLGYRTARSHCRPGSIKTDAPWSTIWWIITEWIRQKSPIKESSIKKNSAAWKILTDAGIIGQEKPEATEETAKDDSAMEGVEQQTSEAPVEGRADAPNGDVKLLLSEAQLRKTLVFDENLARLARRRGEQKLVRYQMNPRENWGPLAKASRR, from the coding sequence ATGAAGGTTCTTTCCAAGCAACATAATTACATGTTTCGTGTTTTCTGGAGATCAAGATCGAACTTTGGCGCTGGAGCGATCTTGGATCTCACAAACCGCTTTTCGAAAACTCGGATCCTTAGCACAAATCGCAACTACCGAGCTCTCTGCGACAAGACGATTGCGCATCGCCAATTTTCGACCACAGCAAAAATGGCGGAGGAAAAAGTCAGCGTCGAAACTGTTACCGTCGAGGGGAAGGAGTTTAGGGCGGTCACAGAGGGAAAAGCTACCATCTTGGTGCCTCAGGGTGCTAAGATTGGTGAGGATCGTGGGGAAGTCCAGCAGGTGTTCTACAATCCTATCCAGCAATACAACCGTGATCTCTCTGTTCTCGCGATCAAGACATATGGCGAAATGtctttggagaagaggaaagagCAGTACGAGTCGAGGATGAACAAGCAGagcaagaagcgcaagcgagGCGATGACGACCAGAAGCCTGCCGAGCCCGTGAACCCTCCACCACAGGATAAAGCGCAAGCGACTGAAGAGGCTGCTAAACCCAACGATGCCGAAGCACGACAGCCcaagaaagaagcaaagCCCTCATTTCGTATCCTGGATGCGCTATCGGCGTCTGGGCTGCGAGCACTTCGATATGCCCACGAACTACCTTTTGTGACATctgtcaaggccaacgaTTTATCCGACACTGCTGCCGAGTCTATCAGGATGAACGCCAAGCACAACGGACTTGAGGACAAGATTACCGTCACGCAAGGTGATGCGCTTGCGCTCATGTATCGAGGCATCGCAGACGACTTGTCCAACAGAGACAAGGGTGGAAACCCAGGCAAGACCAACAAGTTCGATGTTATTGACCTGGATCCTTATGGTACAGCTGCACCTTTCTTTGACGCTGCCGTACAATCTATTAGAGACGACGGTGGCCTCTTATGTATCACCTGTACAGACAGTGCGGTGTGGGCAGGTCACAGCTACTGCGAGAAGACGTTTGCGCTTTACGGCGGAATTCCAATCAAGGGAATGCACTCCCATGAAGCTGGTCTTCGACTTGTTCTGAACGCCGTGGCTACCTCGGCTGCCAGGTATGGGTTGGCAATTGAGCCTCTTCTCTCGCTCTCGATCGACTTTTACACCAAATTCTTCATCAAGGTGACCAAGTCCCCGCAGTCGGTCAAGTTCCTCGCTTCCAAGACTATGCTAGTCTACAGCTGCGACTCAGGCTGTGGTGCTTGGGAAACACAGCCTATGTTGAGAAGCAAGCCCGCGCCGAACAAGAAGGGCAATGGCGCCTTTTACAAGCACACTATGGCCCAGGGACCATCAGCCGATCGACACTGCGAACACTGTGGAATGAAGATGCACATTAATGGCCCTATGTATGGTGGTCACATTCATTCGCAAGAGTTTATTGAGAGGCTTCTGGCGCAGATTCCCAAGGCTGACCCTTCTATCTATGGCACGATGCCCAGACTTGAGGGTATGCTGCGAACAGCCCTCGAAGAGTATCTGCCTGGTCCTGAGGTCAAGGAGCCTGTCGATCCCAAGGATGCTCAGCTTGCAACCGTTGACCACTATCCCTTCTTTATTATCCCAAGCCGTTTGGCCAATGTGGTGAGCTGCGTGACCCCAAGTGAGGACATGGTTCGAGGTGCTTTGATCCATCTTGGCTACCGCACTGCTCGAAGCCACTGCCGACCAGGAAGTATCAAGACTGACGCGCCATGGTCTACAATCTGGTGGATAATAACGGAATGGATTCGCCAGAAGTCACCGATCAAAGAATCGAGCATCAAGAAAAACAGCGCCGCATGGAAGATTCTGACTGATGCTGGAATCATTGGACAAGAGAAGCCCGAGGCTACAGAGGAAACGGCTAAAGATGACTCTGCGATGGAGGGCGTGGAACAGCAGACTTCAGAGGCCCCTGTCGAGGGTAGAGCAGATGCACCAAACGGCGatgtcaagctcctccttaGTGAGGCACAATTGCGCAAGACACTCGTATTCGACGAGAACCTAGCACGTCTTGCacgaagacgaggagagcAGAAGCTGGTGCGATACCAGATGAACCCCCGAGAAAACTGGGGTCCTCTGGCTAAAGCGAGCCGTCGATGA
- a CDS encoding probable 4-alpha-glucanotransferase / amylo-1,6-glucosidase (glycogen-debranching enzyme), with the protein MSPPHTMTSNEVYLLPLNDDGSPQVQGEYIYLAPRSHEPVTIRFAIEGTSSICRHGSLWVNIPAQGDEFRRDHFREFKLTPDFNRTLEISIPIYQPGAYAFYTTYAELPDLKKELENSSEQKENLKKTPLYYIDVAPRLKLDGRPLPLPALSIFSVISKFMGKYPNDWERHLHGISDRGYNMIHFTPLQVRGVSNSPYSLYDQLGWDPACFPAGEEDVQKMVDSLERNHSLLSLTDIVLNHTANNTKWLEEHPEAGYNLITAPWLESAYQLDTSLLELSDNLAKLGLPTVVKSTDDLLLIMNAIKTEVLAKIRLWEYYAVDVDRDADEAVKAFSQGTKYTSDDASDFEKKLENAKSASIKDQVEFFREFGLTGTDRMGERFRRRVKPDVAASFLASSVGSSDEKAARAKIVEILEILNVDYYKEYDAEVDGVLQQIFNRIKYVRLDDHGPKLGEINKENPLIEPYFTRLPKNDTTSKLKPEEMALVNNGWVWGGNALVDNAGPESRVYLRREVIVWGDCVKLRYGSGPEDNPWLWEHMTKYARTLAKYFAGLRIDNCHSTPIHVAEHILDEARRVRPDLYVVAELFTGSEEMDYVFVKRLGLSSLIREAMQAWSTGELSRLVHRHGGRPIGSFEVDEVSKSDVRTPSSSPTRLKNGETNGHVSHSREIIRTIKPSPVHALFMDCTHDNETPAQKRDARDTLPNAALVCMCSSATGSVMGYDEIYPKLVDLVNETRLYTSASSGTKSIKIGGGEEGIGGVKKLLNQIHTLMGKDGYDETHIHHEDQYITVHRVHPESRKGYFLIAHTAFPGYGNGNGDFSPVHLTGTKARHLGSWMLEVDAGEEATQQVLGDKKFLRGLPSRVKDVPGIRMEINGDDTTITVRDKFPPGSIALFETWIPAAEHSSGLDNYVTSGSKAAWNELSLTDLNFLMYRCEAEERAESDGRDGVYDTPGHGKLVYAGLQGWWSLLKNIIKDNNLAHPLCQNLRDGEWALDYIIARLQRISATPGNEALAQPLRWLEERFDAIRKIPSFLLPRYFGLVLRTAYMASWDRSLELMNSSVRDGQWFLQSLAMVSVQQVGYVKSASLWPFKLVPSLAAGLPHFAVEWARCWGRDVFIALRGLLIGTGRFDDAREHILAFASVLKHGMIPNLLSSGDAPRYNSRDSIWFFLQCIQDYTRFAPEGLDILKAKVKRRFLPYDDTWFPTNDERAYSKESTIEEIIQEALQRHASGMKYREANAGPQIDSQMKDEGFNQEIKVDWSNGIIFGGNQFNCGTWMDKMGESERAGSKGIPGTPRDGAAIEITGMLYSTLDWLAGLHEDGKYAYAGVDKSEGGSISLADWAGLLKANFERCYYVPISPEEDSKYDVNTSIVNRRGIYKDLYKSGKEYEDYQLRPNFAIAMTTAPALFDPDHAMHALCVADEALRGPQGMATLDPADLNYRPYYVNSEDSDDFATSKGRNYHQGPEWIWPTGFFLRALLKFDLKRRTTPEGRTEAFQQVTRRLSGCKKMIQESPWAGLQELTQKNGEYCADSSPTQAWSAGCLIDLYMDATEEQNKA; encoded by the exons atgAGTCCACCGCACACCATGACATCCAACGAGGTTTATTTGCTACCGCTCAACGATGATGGCTCACCTCAGGTGCAAGGTGAATACATCTATCTCGCGCCCAGATCTCACGAGCCTGTGACGATTCGTTTTGCCATCGAGGGCACCTCGTCCATCTGCCGTCATGGCAGCCTTTGGGTCAACATCCCTGCCCAAGGTGATGAGTTTCGCCGCGATCATTTTCGCGAGTTCAA ACTTACACCCGATTTCAATCGAACTCTCGAAATATCCATTCCCATTTACCAACCTGGTGCCTATGCGTTCTACACTACCTACGCTGAGCTGCCTGACCTCAAGAAGGAGCTAGAAAATAGCTCTGAACAGAAGGAGAACCTCAAGAAGACTCCCCTGTACTACATCGATGTTGCGCCTAGACTGAAACTCGACGGCCGGCCATTGCCGTTGCCTGCCTTGTCAATTTTCTCCGTCATTAGCAAGTTCATGGGTAAATATCCCAATGACTGGGAGCGTCATCTTCACGGTATTAGCGATCGCGGCTACAACATGATCCATTTTACTCCTCTCCAGGTGCGCGGAGTGTCCAACTCCCCATACAGCTTGTATGACCAGCTCGGCTGGGACCCTGCTTGTTTTCCAGCAGGAGAGGAGGATGTGCAGAAGATGGTGGACAGCCTAGAACGTAACCACTCTTTGCTGAGTTTGACTGACATTGTGCTTAACCACACCGCAAACAACACAAAATGGCTTGAAGAGCATCCTGAAGCAGGCTACAATTTGATCACAGCACCCTGGCTCGAGTCCGCTTATCAACTAGACACAAGTCTCTTGGAGTTGAGCGACAACCTGGCAAAGTTGGGACTGCCCACTGTTGTCAAGTCCACCGATGATTTGCTACTCATCATGAATGCAATCAAGACCGAGGTCCTTGCCAAAATCAGGTTATGGGAATACTATGCGGTTGATGTGGACCGAGATGCCGACGAGGCAGTTAAAGCCTTCTCCCAGGGAACGAAATACACCTCTGACGATGCTTCAGAtttcgagaagaagttggaaaACGCTAAATCTGCATCAATCAAGGACCAAGTCGAGTTCTTCAGGGAGTTCGGTTTGACAGGCACCGACCGAATGGGTGAGCGCTTTCGAAGGCGCGTCAAGCCTGACGTAGCTGCTAGCTTTTTGGCTTCGTCCGTGGGTTCTTCCGACGAGAAAGCAGCCAGGGCCAAGATTGtcgagatcttggagatTCTCAATGTAGACTACTACAAAGAGTATGATGCCGAAGTGGATGGCGTTCTTCAGCAGATCTTCAACAGGATCAAGTATGTTCGGCTTGATGACCACGGTCCCAAGCTTGGCGAGATCAACAAGGAGAACCCCCTAATTGAGCCTTACTTCACCCGACTCCCCAAAAATGATACAAcatccaagctcaagcccGAAGAGATGGCTTTGGTCAACAATGGATGGGTTTGGGGCGGTAATGCGCTGGTCGACAACGCTGGACCTGAGTCCAGGGTGTACCTTCGCCGAGAGGTAATCGTCTGGGGTGACTGTGTCAAGTTACGATACGGCTCAGGCCCAGAAGACAACCCTTGGCTGTGGGAGCATATGACCAAGTATGCTCGCACACTGGCCAAATACTTTGCCGGTCTCCGTATCGATAACTGCCACTCAACTCCCATTCACGTGGCTGAGCACATTCTTGACGAGGCCCGCCGAGTGCGACCTGACTTGTATGTTGTGGCCGAATTGTTTACAGGCTCTGAAGAGATGGACTACGTTTTTGTGAAGCGCCTTGGTCTCAGCTCCCTTATTCGTGAAGCCATGCAGGCATGGAGCACGGGTGAGCTTAGCCGACTGGTTCACAGACACGGAGGTCGACCTATTGGAAGCTTTGAGGTCGATGAAGTTTCCAAGTCGGATGTTCGCACCCCATCGAGTAGTCCGACTAGACTCAAGAACGGCGAGACGAATGGGCATGTATCGCATTCAAGAGAGATTATTCGCACGatcaagccaagcccagTGCATGCTCTATTCATGGACTGCACCCATGACAACGAGACACCGGCACAGAAGCGTGATGCCCGCGACACTCTTCCCAACGCTGCTCTTGTATGCATGTGCTCCAGCGCTACTGGTAGTGTTATGGGATACGATGAAATCTATCCAAAGCTTGTCGACCTTGTCAACGAGACCCGACTCTACACATCTGCCTCGTCTGGAACAAAGTCTATTAAGATTGGAGGCGGCGAGGAGGGAATTGGCGGCGTCAAGAAGCTGCTTAACCAAATACACACTTTGATGGGCAAGGACGGATACGATGAGACTCACATCCATCACGAAGACCAGTACATTACTGTTCACCGAGTGCACCCTGAATCTCGCAAGGGTTATTTCCTCATTGCACATACAGCTTTCCCAGGCTACGGCAATGGCAACGGTGATTTTAGCCCTGTTCATCTCACTGGAACCAAAGCTCGACACCTGGGTAGCTGGATGCTCGAGGTTGACGCTGGTGAAGAGGCAACGCAGCAAGTGCTCGGGGACAAGAAGTTCCTGCGCGGCTTGCCTAGCCGAGTTAAGGACGTACCCGGCATTCGCATGGAAATCAATGGTGACGACACTACCATCACTGTGCGCGACAAGTTCCCCCCTGGAAGCATCGCCCTGTTCGAGACCTGGATCCCCGCCGCTGAGCATTCGTCTGGCTTGGACAATTATGTCACCTCAGGGTCCAAGGCTGCCTGGAATGAGCTCAGTCTGACAGACCTCAACTTCTTGATGTATCGAtgtgaagctgaagagaggGCCGAAAGCGACGGCCGAGATGGTGTCTACGACACCCCTGGACATGGAAAACTTGTCTATGCTGGTCTCCAAGGATGGTGGagtcttctcaagaacatcattAAGGACAACAACCTGGCCCACCCACTGTGTCAGAACTTACGTGATGGTGAATGGGCTTTGGACTACATTATTGCAAGACTGCAGCGAATCAGTGCCACTCCAGGCAACGAGGCACTTGCCCAACCCCTGAGATGGCTCGAGGAGCGATTTGATGCCATCCGAAAGATCCCCAGTTTCCTGCTTCCTCGTTACTTTGGCCTTGTCCTGCGTACTGCTTACATGGCAAGCTGGGACAGATCTCTCGAGCTCATGAACTCTAGCGTCCGAGATGGCCAATGGTTTTTGCAAAGCTTGGCCATGGTCAGTGTTCAGCAAGTTGGATATGTCAAGTCAGCATCATTGTGGCCTTTCAAGTTGGTTCCGTCTCTGGCTGCTGGTCTTCCTCACTTCGCTGTTGAATGGGCCCGATGCTGGGGCCGAGATGTGTTTATCGCTCTCCGTGGACTTCTTATTGGTACTGGCCGTTTTGACGACGCCAGAGAACACATCCTTGCATTTGCCAGTGTATTGAAGCATGGCATGATCCCCAATCTTCTCAGTAGTGGCGATGCTCCCAGATATAACTCTCGAGACTCCATCTGGTTCTTCCTTCAGTGCATCCAGGATTATACACGTTTTGCCCCAGAGGGACTTGATattctcaaggccaaggtcaagcGCCGTTTCCTGCCTTACGATGACACATGGTTCCCCACCAACGATGAGAGGGCATACTCAAAGGAGAGTACCATTGAGGAGATTATCCAAGAAGCACTCCAAAGACATGCTTCAGGCATGAAATACAGGGAAGCTAATGCCGGTCCCCAAATTGATTCCCAAATGAAGGATGAGGGTTTCAACCAGGAGATCAAGGTTGATTGGAGCAACGGTATCATCTTTGGCGGTAACCAGTTTAACTGTGGCACATGGATGGACAAGATGGGTGAGAGTGAACGCGCAGGATCCAAGGGAATCCCTGGAACTCCTCGTGATGGTGCTGCTATCGAGATCACTGGCATGTTGTACAGCACTCTCGACTGGCTCGCTGGGCTTCATGAAGATGGAAAATATGCCTATGCAGGCGTGGACAAATCCGAGGGTGGCTCTATCTCCTTGGCTGACTGGGCTGGTCTACTCAAGGCCAACTTCGAGCGCTGCTACTATGTACCCATTTCTCCCGAGGAAGATTCCAAGTACGACGTCAATACGTCAATTGTGAACCGCCGAGGAATTTACAAGGATCTCTACAAGTCTGGCAAGGAGTATGAGGACTACCAGCTGCGTCCTAACTTTGCAATTGCCATGACTACTGCACCAGCTTTGTTCGACCCAGACCATGCCATGCATGCTCTGTGTGTTGCTGATGAGGCCCTTCGGGGACCCCAAGGAATGGCGACTCTGGACCCTGCGGATCTGAACTACCGCCCTTACTACGTCAACAGTGAAGACAGTGACGATTTTGCTACAAGCAAGGGCCGTAACTACCATCAGGGACCCGAGTGGATCTGGCCTACTGGCTTCTTCCTCCGGGCCCTGCTCAAGTTTGACCTCAAGAGACGAACAACACCTGAGGGTCGCACTGAGGCATTCCAGCAGGTTACCCGAAGACTCAGTGGGTGCAAGAAGATGATCCAGGAGAGCCCTTGGGCTGGTCTCCAAGAGCTGACGCAAAAGAACGGCGAATACTGCGCTGACTCT AGTCCTACACAAGCTTGGTCGGCAGGGTGCCTGATCGACTTATACATGGACGCTACTGAGGAACAGAACAAGGCATAG
- a CDS encoding related to positive effector protein GCN20: MTSAASESVATILCNSKQTRFQITNHRELDIDGINITVTSGDKPSGKGKAKSKGEGIEILAGAKLRLKEGQRYALVGRNGTGKSTLLKAIAEKLIPGIPEETRIAILQQTRLTDEKPEERPDTSNAGKASVLEQVIEKATAKHAIEQDIKDLTEGINASDPFTPVKSLRHLKHRKHQERLFRLDKDARLRSGARGMQARKALTAFEKVVAESNELLRQSNEDISPETLQAETQEAVDMLADLQLQVDPTRVSEIESKAKKILTGLGFSETLTQKPISSLSGGWHMRASLATALVQETDILILDEPTNFLDLLGIIWLQRYLQDLEETENPPTLILVSHDRDFISLCTDLLILKDKQLTYFHGDFPTYEASQSERKQWLTSMKEAQDKQKAHIEKSIAANMKAGKANDDTNKLRQAKSRQKKLDNRWGLQVNARGGRFKLNRDLVGFHLTARDDIDIPPEDRPVVVNLPEPPDLRFPGALVSLEKVAFQYSAKTPLIVQDITLSVGMGDRIGILGLNGAGKSTLIKLLVGETRPTSGTLNTHPRLKLAYYSQHAVETLQSLGREEPALTALALLTREVEGELTEGDIRGLLGQLGLPGRIASDVPLCKLSGGQVVRCELARLLWRRPHCLVLDEVTTHLDYETVTALREALRDWEGAVILVSHDRWFMRGVIEGAVDEDEETDGDDDDEELMRRRIVYRLKGGKMDTLENGVDEFERLIEKRVKKLL; this comes from the exons ATGACGTCGGCAGCCTCTGAATCTGTAGCGACTATTCTCTGCAACTCCAAGCAGACACGCTTCCAAATCACCAATCATCGCGAG CTTGACATCGATGGAATCAACATCACAGTAACTTCAGGCGACAAACCTTCTGGCAAAGGAAAAGCAAAGTCAAAAGGCGAGGGCATTGAGATTCTCGCTGGGGCCAAGCTTCGACTGAAAGAGGGCCAGAGATATGCTCTTGTTGGACGCAATGGAACTGGAAAGTCTA CACTACTCAAAGCCATCGCTGAGAAACTCATCCCAGGCATCCCAGAGGAGACTAGAATTGCTATTTTACAGCAAACTAGACTGACTGATGAAAAGCCTGAGGAGAGACCCGACACCAGCAATGCCGGCAAAGCATCTGTGCTGGAACAAGTCATCGAAAAGGCTACAGCCAAACATGCCATCGAACAGGATATCAAAG ATCTAACAGAAGGGATAAATGCCTCTGATCCATTTACCCCAGTCAAGTCATTGAGGCATCTGAAGCACAGAAAGCACCAAGAGCGTCTCTTCCGTCTCGATAAAGATGCTCGGCTTCGCAGTGGTGCTCGCGGCATGCAAGCTCGCAAAGCACTCACTGCCTTCGAAAAGGTCGTAGCTGAGTCAAATGAACT CCTGAGGCAATCCAATGAGGATATCTCACCCGAAACTCTTCAAGCTGAGACCCAAGAAGCAGTCGATATGCTCGCCGATCTTCAACTACAGGTCGATCCAACTCGTGTATCAGAGATTGAGTCCAAGGCTAAAAAGATCCTGACCGGTCTGGGCTTTTCAGAAACTCTTACCCAGAAACCCATTTCGAGCTTGTCTGGAGGCTGGCACATGCGTGCTTCTCTTGCCACTGCTCTGGTTCAAGAAACcgatatcctcatcctcgatgAGCCTACTAACTTTCTCGACCTCTTAGGAATCATCTGGCTCCAACGCTATCTTCAGGATCTCGAAGAAACAGAGAACCCACCAACACTCATTCTCGTATCCCACGATCGTGACTTCATCTCTCTTTGCACCGATCTGCTAATCCTCAAAGACAAGCAACTTACTTACTTCCATGGCGATTTTCCCACTTACGAGGCATCGCAAAGTGAGCGCAAACAATGGCTTACCTCCATGAAAGAAGCCCAGGACAAGCAAAAAGCGCATATCGAAAAGTCCATCGCTGCCAACATGAAAGCTGGCAAGGCAAACGACGATACCAACAAACTCCGTCAGGCCAAGTCTcgtcagaagaagcttgataaCCGCTGGGGGTTGCAAGTCAACGCAAGGGGCGGCCGTTTCAAGCTCAATCGGGATCTTGTTGGCTTTCACTTGACTGCGCGTGATGATATCGACATTCCACCAGAAGACCGCCCCGTCGTGGTGAATCTTCCTGAGCCACCTGACCTGCGCTTCCCTGGTGCTCTGGTCTCTCTCGAGAAGGTTGCGTTCCAATATTCAGCCAAGACACCACTTATTGTCCAGGATATTACTCTTTCTGTTGGCATGGGGGACCGTATTGGCATTCTTGGCCTCAATGGAGCGGGCAAGTCGACACTCATCAAACTCCTCGTTGGTGAGACTCGGCCTACGTCTGGAACCCTAAATACACATCCCCGGTTGAAGCTGGCATACTACTCTCAACACGCCGTTGAGACACTGCAGTCTCTCGGTCGCGAAGAACCAGCTCTTACagctcttgctcttctcactCGCGAAGTGGAAGGCGAACTCACAGAAGGAGATATTCGCGGTCTTTTAGGCCAACTTGGTCTTCCAGGCCGTATTGCATCCGACGTTCCCCTGTGTAAACTATCGGGAGGGCAAGTTGTGCGTTGTGAGCTGGCTCGTCTCCTATGGCGACGACCTCattgtcttgttcttgatgaagtcacGACTCATCTCGATTACGAGACTGTGACTGCACTGAGGGAGGCATTGAGGGATTGGGAGGGTGCTGTAATTTTAGTAAGTCACGATCGATGGTTTATGCGAGGTGTGATTGAGGGTGctgtggatgaggatgaggaaacaGAcggagatgacgacgatgaggaactCATGCGAAGAAGGATTGTGTACAGGTTGAAGGGTGGTAAGATGGATACATTGGAGAATGGTGTGGATGAATTTGAACGGCTCATCGAGAAGAgggtcaagaagcttctttaa